The genomic window GTTTTTTCAGATCAGTCAGGGTTTTGGGGAGCCTGGAACCCAAAGCTGTTATTTCCAAGGATATGGAATGCTAAGTGGAGCTTCATGCTGTGCAAGGCAGGTGGGAAATGAGCCAGGCAGTGAAAAATTGACAGAGAAATTCCAGTTCCTGGATGGTTGAACTGTTTCAAAGTCATGAGCCAGGTGGCATCACATGGAAGGGGATGTTTGGTTCTTCGAAGGGTTTTTTGGGTGCACAGGGATCCTCAGAGACCATTTTGTGTTCACTCTTTGAGTCACCTTGATGCCTTTCCTTCCCAGCTGTGGATTTCTTCAACCAAATCAACATGTTGTACGGGACCATCACAGAGTTCTGCACAGAGAGCAGCTGCCCTGTCATGTCTGCAGGGCCCAGGtgagggctctgctgggggCTAGGGCCACACTTCTCTGTGGGGACCCAGGTGAGTGCACAGATCACTCAGCAGTGTGGAGAAAGAAGCTAAAAAGAGGATGGGATGTGTCCCCATGGGCTCAaggcccagcactgccctcttTTCGTGGTGTTCACCTGCTTGTGGTCACACCCTCTGGGATCTCTTTTCCCTGTCCATCAGGCCCTTATGTCTGGAAGCTGAAGAGATTGGAAAAGttggttttaaagaaaatgagagaTCCAACTCAACTGGAAGAGTCTGGTCTTGTTGTCATAGTTgtagagaatcatggaatggtttaggttggaagggaccttaaagctcatccagtgccaccccctgccatgggcagggacaccttccactggcccaggttgctccagcctggccttggacatccccagggctgtggttcTTAGGAGACACTTGCAGCCTCCTGACAAGGTGTTACTGCTGCGTAGGAGAAGGTCAGGGCATTGTGGAAGGTGGAAAGAAGATAGTGAAGGAACATTTTGGGGCCACCTCATTGATTTTAGGGGTGAATCCTGCAGGGAGAACACCAGCTGTTGGCTCTGCACTCATATTTTACCAAGGCAAAGCTCCAGCTGGGAATCTTCTCTGtgaggttgctcagggctctcAGTTTTTAAGCCCAGCTTTGGGCAGCACTTGCAGGTGCCCTGGAACATCCTGCCTTGCTTTCCTCCCCAACACTGCCACTTCCTGCCTCTATTTTTGGGGCCATTTCCTGTGACAACAGGAAATGTTTGAAGGGCACTGTTTTCACTTGTAGAGCAAGAGGTGACAGTcgaaatggggggggggggattttgAGGGATTTTGTGGAAGATCTCGGAGAAAGTGGGTTGGGTGCTGTCAGTCCATGTCTGCCCTGGCTTGGAGGGGCCCTGGGATTGATGAGCACATGTGGGGACTGGATCTGGAGGCTCCCAGCTGCTGGGATAGTCTATCACAGAAGTCTTGTGTGAGTGCCAAATTCCTGGAGGGTGTCTGGAAGCTAGAGGGGAATTTATCCAGATGGTGGGTGATGGACCTGGGCTTCCTTTTGGGCagtttttgggttgttttaaggaaattatgatgtcagaggaggttgCTGTGAAGTTGAGGCTCATTTTTAACATCCAgaggggcagtggaggggcagctctgatctctgctctctgtgagcagggacaggaccctggaacagctggagctgtgtcagggcaggctcaggttggatctcaggaaaaggttcttcccccacagggtggttgggcactgcccaggctccccagggtttGGTCgtggccccaaggctgccagagctccagggttgtttggacaatgctctcagggacagggtgggattgttggggtgtctgtgcagggccaggagctggactctgATCCTGATGGGATCCAGCACAGTGTATCCTGTGATGTTGGAGGGTGAAGCCCTGGAGGGGTCAACGCTGTTGTGTTGGGCTTGACAAACTCAAACAGGCCAGGCACTGCTCTTGCTCCCCAGGGCACCAGTGTGGCCCCTTCCTGAGATAAGGAGGAGGTCACAGGGCCTGAAAATGCCCTTTTCCCTGTGGGAGCACAGACCCCTGTCCCCGTCCCAGGTACGAGTACCACTGGGCAGACGGCACCAACATCAAGAAGCCCATCAAGTGCTCGGCACCCAAATACATCGACTACCTGATGACGTGGGTGCAGGACCAGCTGGACGACGAGACCCTCTTTCCCTCCAAGATCGGTGAGTGGTGCTGTGGGACACAGGATGGCACCTCCTGAGCAAGCACAGCCTCACCCCTGTGTGTCTGTGCGTTCCAGGTGTCCCCTTTCCCAAGAACTTCATGTCGGTGGCCAAGACGATCCTGAAGCGGCTCTTCCGTGTCTACGCCCACATCTACCACCAGCACTTCGACTCGGTGATCCGGCTGCAGGAGGAGGCCCATCTCAACACCTCCTTCAAGCACTTCATCTTCTTCGTGCAGGTGAGCTGGGAAGGGCTTTCTTGTCCCCCATTTAAAGGGAGCTGGATTTGAAGCCCTTCCCTGCAGATGAGCGGCTGTGGTGTGTGCTGGGAGATAACACCCAGCCCCCCTCTGTACCCAGCTGTGCTGTTTGTGGCTTGGGctttttgtggggtttttttccaggaagTGGGGCTGGGTTTGGCTGTGAATGCTTGAGTTTCCCTCTCAGGTTTCACTTATCAACCTGCAGCAAGAAACCCAGGCTTAGCACGGAACCTGGGGGAGTTTGCAGCTTAAGAATCAACTCAAAAGTAGCAGCACCAGTGCCTTTTTATCCTGTTCTGTGCACAGCAACGTGGCAGAAGTTTTGTTGCCCTGAAACACTTGGATTTCTCCACAGAGAACAGGGAGAGGTGGCTGCTCCTCTGTGGTTctcccaggagctgccacaCGGTGCCTTCCAGGGTGACCAGCCACGTTTTCCAGCAGCTCTTTGAGAGCTGCCTTtaattttttgtctcttttccctTGCCAGGAGTTCAACCTGATTGACAGGAGGGAATTGGCTCCTCTGCAGGAACTGATTGAGAAGTTGGGCTCCAAGGACAGATAAAACATTCCTGGGGGGACCCTTTTGGcctctcctttctgcttcttcttCAGCCACCTCAGCGCTTGGCTCCAGGAATGCTG from Pseudopipra pipra isolate bDixPip1 chromosome 28, bDixPip1.hap1, whole genome shotgun sequence includes these protein-coding regions:
- the MOB1A gene encoding MOB kinase activator 1A isoform X2 produces the protein MSFLFGSRSSKTFKPKKNIPEGSHQYELLKHAEATLGSGNLRQAVMLPEGEDLNEWIAVNTVDFFNQINMLYGTITEFCTESSCPVMSAGPRYEYHWADGTNIKKPIKCSAPKYIDYLMTWVQDQLDDETLFPSKIGVPFPKNFMSVAKTILKRLFRVYAHIYHQHFDSVIRLQEEAHLNTSFKHFIFFVQEFNLIDRRELAPLQELIEKLGSKDR
- the MOB1A gene encoding MOB kinase activator 1A isoform X1 — protein: MTPWLTGRVSSVSSGSRSSKTFKPKKNIPEGSHQYELLKHAEATLGSGNLRQAVMLPEGEDLNEWIAVNTVDFFNQINMLYGTITEFCTESSCPVMSAGPRYEYHWADGTNIKKPIKCSAPKYIDYLMTWVQDQLDDETLFPSKIGVPFPKNFMSVAKTILKRLFRVYAHIYHQHFDSVIRLQEEAHLNTSFKHFIFFVQEFNLIDRRELAPLQELIEKLGSKDR